From Streptomyces sp. HUAS MG91, the proteins below share one genomic window:
- a CDS encoding alginate lyase family protein, whose translation MAAARRLLLGSLLPLVTIVATGCGSGQAHDSGAQAVAAPPRAAGGAFTHPGVFVGTDQLTAVRDHVARKEEPWLSAYREMSRSKYAALDYEPKAYETVECPPDTRPGQGCVEEREDAIAAYTQALLWNITRDKAHAEKAVEIMDAWSDKVKRHTEGNAGLQTAWAGSSWAKAAELTQYTYDGWPDGQELKFQRMLREVYLPVVQPGSADFNGNWDLVMADATMNIAVHLNDHKAFDKAVHHFRSRVPAYFYLSSDGPLPVKPEGSGIDTPAKLHTYWFGQTTFKDGLSQETCRNFKHASYSLAATSHIAETAWHQGVDLYGEVKDRLRAALEFHSKYQLGAAAPSWLCGGKVQRDMGPDTEVGLSHLRGRLKMDLPQTERLTRKERPEGTDDLFVAWETLTHATAA comes from the coding sequence ATGGCAGCGGCGAGACGCCTTCTTCTGGGGAGCCTGCTCCCCCTCGTCACGATCGTGGCGACGGGCTGCGGCTCGGGCCAGGCGCACGACAGCGGCGCGCAGGCCGTGGCCGCGCCGCCCCGGGCCGCCGGCGGGGCGTTCACCCACCCCGGCGTGTTCGTCGGCACGGACCAGCTGACGGCCGTCCGCGACCACGTGGCCCGCAAGGAAGAGCCGTGGCTGTCGGCGTACCGGGAGATGAGCCGCAGCAAGTACGCCGCGCTCGACTACGAGCCCAAGGCGTACGAGACCGTGGAGTGCCCGCCCGACACCCGCCCGGGGCAGGGCTGCGTCGAGGAGCGCGAGGACGCCATCGCCGCGTACACCCAGGCCCTGCTGTGGAACATCACCCGGGACAAGGCCCACGCCGAGAAGGCCGTGGAGATCATGGACGCCTGGTCGGACAAGGTGAAGCGGCACACCGAGGGCAACGCCGGGCTCCAGACCGCCTGGGCCGGAAGCTCCTGGGCCAAGGCCGCCGAGCTGACGCAGTACACGTACGACGGCTGGCCGGACGGGCAGGAGCTGAAGTTCCAGCGGATGCTGCGCGAGGTGTACCTGCCCGTGGTGCAGCCCGGATCCGCCGACTTCAACGGCAACTGGGACCTCGTCATGGCCGACGCCACCATGAACATCGCCGTCCACCTCAACGACCACAAGGCCTTCGACAAGGCCGTGCACCACTTCCGCTCGCGCGTGCCCGCCTACTTCTACCTCTCCTCGGACGGACCGCTGCCGGTCAAGCCCGAGGGCAGCGGCATCGACACCCCGGCGAAGCTGCACACGTACTGGTTCGGGCAGACCACCTTCAAGGACGGCCTCTCCCAGGAGACCTGCCGCAACTTCAAGCACGCCAGCTACTCGCTCGCCGCCACCTCGCACATCGCCGAGACCGCCTGGCACCAGGGCGTCGACCTGTACGGCGAGGTGAAGGACCGGCTCAGGGCGGCCCTGGAGTTCCACTCCAAGTACCAGCTCGGCGCCGCCGCCCCGTCCTGGCTGTGCGGCGGCAAGGTGCAGCGGGACATGGGGCCCGACACCGAGGTCGGCCTCAGCCACCTGCGCGGCCGCCTGAAGATGGACCTTCCGCAGACCGAGAGGCTGACCCGCAAGGAGCGGCCCGAGGGCACGGACGACCTGTTCGTGGCCTGGGAGACCCTGACCCACGCGACCGCCGCCTGA
- a CDS encoding PP2C family protein-serine/threonine phosphatase → MADSRGTRWFLRVLPVLLILGGACYEYVTPSGFSGAPLFSAAPLVTAPFFSLRSTILAGLGSVLAILVVHFRYTQRVGTDIVTEMATVATVCVLACFINQIVRRGNEQLDSARRIAQAAQFAVLPEPADRIGGLAIAARYEAAQAGAFIGGDLYAVQDTPHGVRIVVGDVRGKGMGAVSAVAVVIGAFREAAEQEGSLEAVALRLERALAREGTRRDGIDDFEGFTTAVLAEIPHGEQRVRIVNRGHPEPILLLGDGTVRMIPIVDGVGALPLGMGELGSWPDRVAEAEFPAGATLLLYTDGLSEARDAEGVFYDPAARLAGRIFPGPDELLLSLAAEVRAHTGGGATDDMALLAVRRP, encoded by the coding sequence GTGGCGGACAGCAGGGGGACCCGGTGGTTCCTGCGGGTGCTGCCCGTCCTGCTGATCCTGGGCGGCGCCTGCTACGAGTACGTCACCCCCTCCGGCTTCTCCGGGGCCCCGCTGTTCAGCGCGGCGCCGCTGGTCACCGCCCCGTTCTTCTCGCTGCGCAGCACGATCCTGGCCGGACTCGGATCGGTCCTCGCCATCCTCGTCGTCCACTTCAGATACACGCAGCGGGTCGGCACCGACATCGTCACCGAGATGGCGACCGTGGCCACCGTCTGCGTGCTCGCCTGCTTCATCAACCAGATCGTGCGGCGCGGCAACGAACAGCTGGACTCCGCGCGGCGGATCGCCCAGGCCGCCCAGTTCGCCGTGCTGCCCGAACCGGCCGACCGGATCGGCGGCCTCGCCATCGCCGCGCGCTACGAGGCCGCGCAGGCCGGCGCCTTCATCGGCGGTGACCTGTACGCCGTCCAGGACACCCCGCACGGGGTGCGCATCGTCGTCGGGGACGTGCGCGGCAAGGGCATGGGCGCGGTCTCCGCCGTCGCCGTCGTCATCGGGGCGTTCCGGGAGGCCGCCGAGCAGGAGGGCAGCCTGGAGGCGGTCGCCCTGCGCCTGGAGCGGGCGCTGGCCCGCGAGGGCACCCGGCGCGACGGCATCGACGACTTCGAGGGCTTCACCACCGCCGTGCTCGCCGAGATCCCGCACGGCGAGCAGCGCGTCCGCATCGTCAACCGCGGCCATCCCGAGCCGATCCTGCTGCTCGGCGACGGCACCGTCCGGATGATCCCGATCGTCGACGGCGTGGGGGCGCTGCCGCTCGGCATGGGCGAGCTCGGCTCCTGGCCGGACCGGGTCGCCGAGGCCGAGTTCCCCGCCGGGGCCACACTGCTGCTCTACACCGACGGGCTATCCGAGGCGCGCGACGCGGAGGGCGTCTTCTACGACCCGGCGGCCCGCCTCGCCGGGCGGATCTTCCCCGGTCCCGACGAACTGCTCCTCTCGCTCGCGGCGGAGGTGCGCGCGCACACCGGGGGCGGCGCGACGGACGACATGGCGCTGCTCGCGGTGCGAAGGCCGTGA
- a CDS encoding M23 family metallopeptidase, producing MASNRPAPEFSSLNDPSNDAFGPQPESWEEWNPTEESVRPVRGRHRVARQRGGLARSSTVLGVGVIAAVGAGGIATAQGGKPPVHISMPDLSSVKDSLPEAKSLPGVGALISDGSDSSDATAAAPLTTVGNGTSDAGEALRTRILAQAETQQDAADAAAKQAAEEAAAQQAADEAVAKKEAADKKAAAEKKKAAEEAKKKAEAERLAKLAKSYKLPVASYTVTGTFGQPGAMWSSGYHTGLDFAASTGTPIYAIHSGTVTEAGWAGAYGYRTVITLDDGTELWFCHQSSINVSAGQKVTTGDVIGRVGATGNVTGPHLHLEVHPGGDATGIDPAAWLRDRGLTP from the coding sequence GTGGCGTCGAACCGGCCTGCCCCCGAGTTCTCCTCACTGAATGACCCGTCGAACGACGCGTTCGGCCCCCAGCCCGAGAGCTGGGAGGAGTGGAACCCCACCGAGGAGTCCGTCCGCCCCGTCCGCGGCAGGCACCGCGTGGCCCGGCAGCGCGGAGGTCTCGCGCGCAGCTCCACCGTTCTGGGCGTCGGCGTGATCGCCGCCGTCGGCGCGGGCGGCATCGCCACCGCGCAGGGCGGCAAGCCCCCCGTGCACATCTCCATGCCCGACCTGTCCTCCGTCAAGGACTCGCTGCCCGAGGCCAAGTCGCTGCCCGGCGTCGGCGCGCTCATATCCGACGGCTCCGACAGCTCCGACGCCACCGCCGCCGCCCCGCTCACCACGGTCGGCAACGGCACGTCGGACGCGGGCGAGGCGCTGCGCACCCGGATCCTGGCCCAGGCCGAGACCCAGCAGGACGCCGCCGACGCCGCCGCCAAGCAGGCCGCTGAGGAAGCCGCCGCGCAGCAGGCCGCCGACGAGGCCGTCGCCAAGAAGGAGGCGGCCGACAAGAAGGCCGCCGCCGAGAAGAAGAAGGCGGCGGAGGAGGCCAAGAAGAAGGCCGAGGCCGAGCGCCTCGCCAAGCTGGCCAAGAGCTACAAGCTCCCCGTCGCCTCCTACACGGTCACCGGCACCTTCGGGCAGCCCGGCGCCATGTGGTCCTCCGGCTATCACACGGGCCTGGACTTCGCCGCTTCCACGGGTACCCCGATCTACGCGATCCACTCCGGCACCGTCACCGAGGCCGGCTGGGCGGGCGCGTACGGCTACCGCACGGTCATCACCCTCGACGACGGCACCGAGCTGTGGTTCTGCCACCAGTCGTCGATCAACGTCAGCGCCGGCCAGAAGGTCACCACCGGCGATGTCATCGGCCGCGTGGGCGCCACCGGCAATGTCACCGGACCCCACCTCCACCTGGAGGTCCACCCGGGCGGGGACGCCACCGGCATCGACCCCGCCGCGTGGCTGCGCGACCGGGGCCTGACCCCCTGA
- a CDS encoding aldo/keto reductase, with protein sequence MTSSVLRPLGSSGLDVFPLCLGGNVFGFTADEAASFEVLDAYVAGGGNFIDTADSYSSWAPGNKGGESETLIGRWAKARGRRDDVVIATKVGRHPDFPGLRGDNIKAAADASLRRLDTDYIDLYYTHFDDDETIPVEEIIGALDELVKAGKVRHIAVSNISPERLQESLDFSDREGLARYVAIQPHYNLVSRDTYEGARQDIASRAGLGAAPYWSLASGFLTGKYRPGVSVDSVRADKAGGYLETERGQKVLTALDEVAQAHGAEVATVALAWLASRPTVTAPIASARTAAQLPALMAVAELELTEAELARLTEASA encoded by the coding sequence ATGACTTCTTCTGTGCTTCGCCCCCTGGGCTCTTCCGGTCTCGACGTCTTCCCGCTCTGCCTCGGCGGCAATGTCTTCGGCTTCACCGCCGACGAGGCCGCGAGCTTCGAGGTGCTCGACGCCTATGTCGCGGGCGGCGGCAACTTCATCGACACCGCCGACTCCTACTCGTCCTGGGCGCCGGGCAACAAGGGCGGCGAGTCCGAGACCCTCATCGGCCGGTGGGCCAAGGCGCGCGGGCGGCGCGACGACGTGGTCATCGCCACCAAGGTCGGCCGCCACCCGGACTTCCCCGGCCTGCGCGGCGACAACATCAAGGCCGCCGCCGACGCCTCGCTGCGCCGCCTCGACACCGACTACATCGACCTCTACTACACGCACTTCGACGACGACGAGACGATCCCGGTCGAGGAGATCATCGGCGCGCTCGACGAGCTGGTGAAGGCCGGCAAGGTCCGCCACATCGCCGTCTCCAACATCTCGCCGGAGCGGCTCCAGGAGTCCCTGGACTTCTCCGACCGCGAGGGCCTGGCCCGCTATGTGGCCATCCAGCCGCACTACAACCTCGTCTCGCGCGACACCTACGAGGGCGCGCGGCAGGACATCGCCTCGCGCGCGGGCCTGGGCGCCGCCCCGTACTGGTCGCTGGCCTCGGGCTTCCTGACGGGCAAGTACCGGCCGGGCGTCAGCGTCGACAGCGTCCGCGCCGACAAGGCGGGCGGGTACCTGGAGACCGAGCGCGGGCAGAAGGTCCTCACCGCGCTCGACGAGGTCGCGCAGGCGCACGGCGCCGAGGTCGCCACCGTCGCCCTGGCCTGGCTCGCCTCCCGGCCCACCGTCACCGCGCCGATCGCCTCCGCGCGCACCGCCGCGCAGCTCCCGGCGCTGATGGCCGTCGCCGAACTGGAACTGACCGAGGCCGAGCTGGCCCGGCTGACCGAGGCCTCCGCCTGA
- a CDS encoding PrsW family intramembrane metalloprotease, protein MDPYPAYPHHQDDALGTAQGGTVRHPRWWERKGVRATALATLLAVSGVVIAALVREQTGTQGFLVGLGLAVVPVPLLTAAFRWLDRVRPGPWRNMIFAFAWGACAAALIAIVANSFATRWIETATADPTGADTLGATVIAPIVEESAKAAAVLLVFLFRRRDFDSVVDGIVIAGITATGFAFTENILYLGNAFGTDQLAGTGPGLSSVTAATFFVRVVMSPFAHPLFTVLTGIGFGVAAVTARDRGRFRRLLVPLTGLLCAMGMHAFWNGSSSLGEYGFFAVYAAFMVPVFGLVTWLAVYLRQRELRIVREELPAYVAAGWVTLPEPFALGSLKARRLAREFAAHYGGRQAAESVAAYEAYATSLALLRRRGSRGRAGADFVVRERELLDALWERRAAARPALAYGSRSAAPVWRPPVYAGPQMTQGPAYNPYRY, encoded by the coding sequence GTGGATCCGTATCCCGCCTACCCGCACCACCAGGACGACGCCCTCGGCACGGCCCAGGGCGGCACGGTCCGGCACCCGCGCTGGTGGGAGCGGAAAGGTGTACGGGCGACGGCGCTCGCGACGCTGCTCGCGGTGTCCGGAGTGGTCATCGCGGCGCTCGTCCGCGAGCAGACCGGCACCCAAGGGTTCCTGGTCGGGCTCGGCCTCGCCGTCGTCCCCGTCCCGCTGCTGACGGCGGCGTTCCGCTGGCTTGACCGGGTACGGCCCGGCCCCTGGCGGAACATGATCTTCGCGTTCGCCTGGGGTGCCTGCGCCGCGGCCCTGATAGCCATCGTCGCGAACAGCTTCGCGACGCGCTGGATAGAGACCGCCACCGCCGACCCGACCGGCGCCGACACCCTCGGCGCCACCGTCATCGCCCCGATCGTCGAGGAGTCCGCGAAGGCCGCCGCCGTGCTGCTGGTCTTCCTCTTCCGCAGACGGGACTTCGACTCCGTCGTCGACGGCATCGTGATCGCCGGGATCACCGCGACCGGCTTCGCGTTCACCGAGAACATCCTGTACCTCGGGAACGCCTTCGGGACCGACCAGCTGGCGGGCACCGGCCCGGGCCTCAGCTCGGTCACCGCCGCCACCTTCTTCGTGCGGGTCGTGATGTCCCCGTTCGCGCATCCGCTCTTCACCGTGCTGACCGGCATCGGCTTCGGCGTCGCGGCGGTCACCGCCCGCGACCGGGGCCGGTTCCGCCGCCTCCTGGTGCCGCTGACGGGCCTGCTCTGCGCGATGGGCATGCACGCCTTCTGGAACGGCTCGTCGTCGCTCGGCGAGTACGGCTTCTTCGCCGTCTACGCGGCTTTCATGGTGCCGGTGTTCGGCCTGGTCACCTGGCTCGCGGTCTATCTGCGCCAGCGCGAACTGCGCATCGTGCGCGAGGAACTGCCCGCGTACGTCGCGGCGGGCTGGGTCACCCTGCCCGAACCATTCGCGCTCGGCTCGCTGAAGGCGCGGCGCCTGGCACGGGAGTTCGCCGCGCACTACGGCGGCCGGCAGGCCGCGGAGTCCGTCGCGGCGTACGAGGCGTACGCGACGTCGCTGGCCCTGCTGCGGCGCCGGGGAAGCAGAGGCAGGGCCGGCGCCGACTTCGTCGTACGGGAGCGGGAGCTGCTCGACGCGCTGTGGGAGCGGCGCGCCGCCGCCCGGCCCGCCCTCGCGTACGGCTCGCGGTCCGCGGCCCCGGTCTGGCGTCCGCCGGTGTACGCGGGCCCGCAGATGACGCAGGGCCCCGCGTACAACCCGTACCGGTACTAG
- the trmB gene encoding tRNA (guanosine(46)-N7)-methyltransferase TrmB: MTPEPSEPAEPPAPSARPNEPRFPDGPKPDPADSHHERRIRSFQPRRGRVTTAQGDALQRLWPQWGLDVDGQRVLDLPALFAQESGPAVDRIVLEIGFGMGEATAQMAAEDPTTGILAVDVHTPGQGNLLNLADKNGLTNVRVANGDAIILLRSMLPAAALDGVRVYFPDPWPKKRHVKRRLIQPEFLSLVAGPMKPGALLHCATDWEDYAEQMLDVLGAHPDFENTVPDGGYAPRPSFRPLTRFEGKGLDKSHVVHDLLFRRK, translated from the coding sequence GTGACGCCCGAGCCGTCGGAGCCGGCCGAGCCCCCGGCGCCGTCCGCGCGCCCGAACGAGCCCCGGTTCCCCGACGGCCCCAAGCCCGATCCGGCCGACTCGCACCACGAGCGGCGCATCCGCAGCTTCCAGCCGCGCCGCGGCCGGGTCACCACCGCGCAGGGCGACGCGCTCCAGCGGCTCTGGCCGCAGTGGGGCCTGGACGTCGACGGACAGCGCGTGCTCGACCTCCCGGCGCTCTTCGCACAGGAGTCCGGCCCCGCGGTCGACCGGATCGTCCTGGAGATCGGCTTCGGCATGGGCGAGGCCACGGCCCAGATGGCCGCGGAGGACCCGACGACCGGCATCCTCGCCGTCGACGTGCACACCCCGGGCCAGGGCAATCTGCTCAACCTGGCGGACAAGAACGGCCTCACGAACGTCCGGGTGGCCAACGGCGACGCGATCATCCTGCTGCGCTCGATGCTGCCCGCCGCCGCCCTGGACGGGGTGCGCGTCTACTTCCCCGACCCCTGGCCTAAGAAGCGCCACGTCAAACGGCGGCTGATCCAGCCCGAGTTCCTCTCCCTCGTCGCGGGCCCGATGAAGCCCGGGGCGCTCCTGCACTGCGCGACGGACTGGGAGGACTACGCCGAGCAGATGCTCGACGTGCTCGGCGCCCACCCCGACTTCGAGAACACGGTGCCCGACGGCGGCTACGCCCCGCGCCCCTCCTTCCGCCCGCTCACCCGGTTCGAGGGCAAGGGCCTGGACAAGAGCCATGTGGTGCACGACCTGCTGTTCCGCCGGAAGTAG
- the lhgO gene encoding L-2-hydroxyglutarate oxidase: protein MGTVAYDGDVVVVGGGIVGLSTAYAVSRIAPGTRVVVLEKEPGPARHQTGRNSGVIHSGIYYRPGSLKAEFAVRGAAEMVKFCAEYGIAHEVTGKLIVATGRAELPRLHALVQRGRENGIPVRELGPAQIQEYEPEVRGLAAIHVGTTGIADYRAVAERLAEASGADIRFGADVERIDRRPDRGVAVRTRAGDIVRGRVLVNCAGLQCDQVARLAGDDPEMRIVPFRGEYFELARPELVRGLVYPVPDPAFPFLGVHLTRGIDGTVHVGPNAVPALAREGYGWGVVRPRELAGTLAWPGSWHIARRHWRYGAGELRRSASRSAFAAAVRRLVPAVRADDLTPAPAGVRAQAVLRDGTLVDDFLIREAPRTVHVLNAPSPAATASLPIGREVARRALAALAAP from the coding sequence GTGGGGACGGTCGCGTATGACGGGGACGTGGTGGTGGTCGGCGGCGGGATCGTCGGGCTGTCCACCGCTTACGCCGTGTCCCGGATCGCGCCGGGGACCCGGGTCGTCGTGCTGGAGAAGGAGCCGGGCCCGGCCCGCCACCAGACGGGGCGCAACAGCGGAGTGATCCACAGCGGGATCTACTACCGCCCCGGCTCGCTCAAGGCGGAGTTCGCGGTGCGCGGCGCCGCCGAGATGGTCAAGTTCTGCGCGGAGTACGGGATCGCGCACGAGGTCACCGGAAAGCTGATCGTCGCCACCGGCCGCGCCGAGCTCCCCCGCCTGCACGCCCTGGTCCAGCGCGGCAGGGAGAACGGGATCCCGGTGCGCGAGCTGGGCCCCGCCCAGATACAGGAGTACGAGCCCGAGGTGCGCGGCCTCGCCGCCATCCACGTCGGCACCACCGGCATCGCCGACTACCGCGCGGTCGCCGAGCGGCTCGCCGAGGCCTCCGGCGCCGACATCCGCTTCGGCGCCGACGTCGAGCGGATCGACCGGCGCCCCGACCGCGGCGTCGCGGTGCGCACCCGCGCCGGGGACATCGTGCGCGGCCGCGTCCTGGTGAACTGCGCGGGACTCCAGTGCGACCAGGTGGCCCGCCTCGCCGGGGACGACCCGGAGATGCGCATCGTGCCGTTCCGGGGCGAGTACTTCGAGCTGGCCCGGCCCGAGCTGGTGCGCGGCCTGGTCTATCCCGTGCCGGACCCGGCGTTCCCGTTCCTCGGCGTGCACCTGACCCGCGGCATCGACGGCACCGTCCACGTCGGGCCGAACGCCGTGCCCGCGCTGGCCCGCGAGGGTTACGGCTGGGGCGTCGTCCGGCCCCGCGAGCTCGCGGGGACGCTGGCCTGGCCCGGCTCCTGGCACATCGCCCGCCGGCACTGGCGGTACGGGGCCGGGGAGCTGCGGCGCTCCGCGTCCCGGTCCGCCTTCGCCGCCGCCGTGCGCCGTCTCGTCCCGGCCGTCCGCGCGGACGATCTGACGCCTGCCCCGGCCGGGGTGCGCGCCCAGGCCGTGCTGCGCGACGGCACCCTCGTCGACGACTTCCTGATCCGCGAGGCCCCCCGCACGGTCCATGTGCTGAACGCGCCGTCGCCGGCCGCCACCGCCTCCCTCCCCATCGGCCGGGAGGTGGCCCGCCGGGCCCTGGCCGCGCTCGCCGCGCCGTGA
- a CDS encoding MFS transporter, whose translation MSREQRGPNEKLGAVLALAGISNAGLARRVNDLGSQRGLTLRYDKTSVARWVSKGMVPQGAAPHLIAAAIGQKLGRPVPLHEIGLADADPAPEVGLAFPRDVRAAVKSATELYRLDLAGRRAGGGGIWQSLAGSFAVSAYATPASRWLITPADSSVAREPHVAAGAESAEDGSKVQKVGHSDVQKLREAAEDARRWDSKYGGGDWRSSMVPECLRVEAAPLLLGSYSDEVGRSLFGAAAELTRLAGWMAFDTGQQEAAQRYYIQALRLARAAADVPLGGYVLASMSLQATYRGFGDEGVDLAQAALERNRGLSTARTMSFFRLVEARAHARAGDAQAAATALRAAEGWLERAREGDSDPSWLGFYSYDRFAADAAECYRDLKAPRQVRRFTEQALSRPTEEFVRSHGLRLVVSAVAELESGNLDAACEQGTRALEVAGRISSARTTEYVRDLLHRLEPYGDEPRVAELRERARPLLVAPA comes from the coding sequence ATGTCCAGGGAGCAACGCGGGCCGAACGAGAAACTCGGCGCCGTTCTCGCCCTCGCGGGGATCAGCAACGCCGGACTCGCGCGGCGCGTGAACGACCTCGGGAGCCAGCGCGGTCTGACACTTCGCTACGACAAGACGTCGGTGGCGCGCTGGGTGTCGAAGGGCATGGTGCCGCAGGGCGCCGCCCCGCATCTGATCGCCGCCGCCATCGGACAGAAGCTGGGCCGGCCCGTGCCCCTGCACGAGATCGGCCTCGCCGACGCCGACCCCGCGCCCGAAGTGGGCCTGGCCTTCCCGCGCGACGTGCGCGCGGCGGTGAAGTCCGCGACCGAGCTGTACCGCCTCGACCTCGCCGGGCGGCGGGCCGGCGGCGGCGGGATCTGGCAGTCGCTGGCCGGATCGTTCGCGGTGAGCGCCTACGCGACGCCCGCGTCCCGGTGGCTGATAACACCGGCCGACTCGTCGGTCGCGCGCGAGCCGCACGTGGCCGCCGGGGCGGAGAGCGCCGAGGACGGCTCCAAGGTCCAGAAGGTCGGCCACAGCGACGTACAGAAATTGCGTGAGGCCGCGGAGGACGCGCGGCGCTGGGACTCCAAGTACGGCGGCGGGGACTGGCGTTCGTCGATGGTGCCGGAGTGTCTGCGGGTCGAGGCGGCGCCGCTGCTGCTCGGCTCGTACTCGGACGAGGTGGGGCGCTCGCTGTTCGGGGCCGCGGCCGAGCTGACCCGGCTCGCCGGCTGGATGGCGTTCGACACCGGGCAGCAGGAGGCGGCCCAGCGGTACTACATCCAGGCGCTGCGGCTCGCGCGGGCCGCCGCCGACGTGCCGCTCGGCGGCTATGTGCTCGCCTCCATGTCGCTCCAGGCGACCTACCGGGGGTTCGGGGACGAGGGCGTGGACCTGGCGCAGGCCGCCCTGGAGCGCAATCGCGGGCTCTCCACCGCGCGGACCATGAGCTTCTTCCGGCTCGTCGAGGCACGCGCGCACGCGCGCGCCGGGGACGCGCAGGCGGCCGCCACCGCGCTGCGGGCCGCCGAGGGGTGGCTGGAGCGGGCCCGGGAGGGCGACAGCGATCCCTCGTGGCTGGGCTTCTACTCGTACGACCGCTTCGCCGCGGACGCCGCCGAGTGCTACCGGGACCTGAAGGCCCCCCGGCAGGTACGCAGATTCACGGAGCAGGCGCTCTCGCGTCCGACGGAGGAGTTCGTACGCTCGCACGGGCTGCGCCTCGTGGTGTCGGCCGTCGCGGAGCTGGAGTCCGGCAATCTGGACGCCGCCTGCGAGCAGGGCACCCGCGCCCTGGAGGTGGCCGGACGGATTTCCTCGGCGCGGACCACCGAGTACGTACGGGATCTGCTGCACCGCCTGGAGCCCTACGGCGACGAGCCCCGGGTCGCCGAACTGCGCGAGCGGGCACGCCCCTTGCTGGTCGCGCCGGCGTAA